CGGCCAGCAGCCGCTCCACGTGCAGGGACTTCTCCCCCACCTCCGCGCGCAGCACCTTGACGGCCACCTGCTTGCCGATCAGCGGCTGCTCGCCCCGGTAGACGATGCCCATGCCGCCTTCGCCAATGCGCTCGCGGACGACGTACTCGCCCAGCTGTGCCCCGATGAGCGGGTCGCTCAGCACGGTCCGCTCGAGCGGGGCGAGCCCGTCGTCACTGATGCTTGATGATCGTCCCATCGAGCCCTCCTGCCCAGACAGTGTCCCCCGCCACCACCACCGTGCCCAGGGCGCGGCCCCCCGTGACAATCTGCAGGGTCCAGGTATTTCCGTCCCCCGTCACGACGGAGCCATTGGCACCCACGGCCCAGAGCTCGCTCTCACTCCGTCCCGTAAGGGCGAGCAGGCCCGGGTTGCCCCCGCTGATGGGCTGATTCGTCCAGGTGCTGCCATTGTAGTGGTAGATGTCTCCCCCACCGGCCACGGCCCACACCTTGCCCGAGGGCGTCCCCCACACGTCGTTGAACCCGGCCGTCGTCGCCGGAGTCACGGTCTGCTTGAGCCAAGTGCACGAGACCGCGGTACACGCGGGGTCACGGCGATAGACATTCCCACCAGTGCCCACGGCCCAGAGCTCGGTGGCGGACGAGCCCCAGATGGCGTTGAACCCGAAGGAGCTGCCGCCATTCAGCGGCTCCGTGTCCCAGGTCCCATTGGCATTGCGGCGCCGGATGACGCCGCCGGGGCCCACGCCCCAGACCTGCTCGGGTCCCACGCCCCAGAGGGCGGTCAGGGTGTCACCGGGCAATTCCGTCGTCCAACGGCCGTCCCGGTACGCGTAGACCCTGCCACTCTCGCCCAGCACCCACAGCACGTTCCCGCTCCCCCAGACGTCCCGGAAGACGTTCTGCTCGGGAGGAGCCACCGTGCTCCAGCGCCCGCCCACGCGGCGCATGATCAACCCCCTGTCCCCGACCGCCCACAACCCATCACTCGAGGACCACAGGCCGTGGACGGTGCGCACCACTCCACCCGGGGCCTCGGCCCATGACGAGCCGGTGCGCTGCACGATGACGCCGGACTCACCGACCGCCCAGGCCTTCTCCCCCTGGCTCCACACGGAGTTCAGGACCTGCGCGGTGCCACTCGGCTCGGTGCCTCCGTCCTCCTGGTAGATGGACCCGGGTTCTCCGACGATCCACGTGCGGCCGGAGTCGTGCCAGATGCCGTTGAGCCGGGTGGTGGACGGCCCGATCCCAGACTTCCTCCACCCCGGCGTCAGCCCCCCGACCCAGCGCACGAGGAATCCCGTGCCCACGGCCAGGGGCTTGCCGTCCGGGTGTCTGACGGCTCCCGTGAGCGCGACTCCCGAGGCGGACTCCCGGTTCCAGCCGAAGGTCGGGTCATAGGACAAGATGTCGCCGTTCTCGGCGAACGCCCAGGCCTCATTGCGCGAGACGGCCGCGACCGCGGTGAGGTTGACGGACGTCCCAGAGCTTTGCGTCCCCCAGCCCCCATCGACGAAGCGATGGAGGGTGCCACTGCTTCCCACCGCGAACGCGGAGCCGTCCGAGCCTCCCGAGATGTCACGAAGCGTCACCGTGCCGAGCTTGTCCTCCACCCAGCCGCCGTCCTCGGACCGCAGCAGGGTGCCGTTGATGCCGACCACCTGCCACCCAGGCCCGGGGGCGGGCCAGATGCCGCTCAGGGTCTGGCTCTGCTTCCCGGCCCGGCTCCGGTTCCAGCACGTCCCGTCCCAGGACAGCACGACGCCGTTCTCCCCGACCGCCAGGATGTCGCTCTCCGACCGTCCCCGGATGGCGCGCAGCCCGCTGCCCGAGGCGAGCGGGTTGTCCCAGCACCAGCCCCCATCGGAAGTACAAGGCATCAGGGCCGGCTCGTCCGGGCAGGCAACGGGTCCCGCGTCCGGGCCCGCGTCGTTTCCGCCATCACCGCCCCCGTCGGTCCCCGAATCCGGGACCGGACCGGGACCGGGCTGGACGCAGAGGGTGTCCCTGCAGACGTACGCCGTCCCGTCGCGGCCCACCCCTTCGCAATCCCCATCCGTCGAGCAGGAGAAGAGCTTGTCGGGCAGCTCGATGCAGCCAGAGGACAGCGCCCCCACGGCCACGGCCAGAAGAGGCGCCCAGCGCCACGCTCGCGTGTTCGGTGTCAGGTTCCCAGCTCCCTCGATGGCGGTGGGCGCAAGCTATCACAGCGGCTCCGTGACGCTCCGGTCACGCACCGGGTCCCGGATACACTCGGAGTGCTGGCGAGGCCCCCCTGGGAGAAGCTCCGGGGAAGGGTCTAGGCTCTGGCCCGCCCATGGAGCCCATCTTCACCCCCGAGCAGCTCGCCGAGATCGAGGCCTACCACCTGCCGCTCTACATCCGGAGCGCGGTGAGTCCGCTCGTCTACCTGGGCGTCCTGGCGCTCATCCTGGGCGTCCTGGTGCGGCCCTTCTACCGGTGGTCCGAGTCCAGCGCGGCCTGGCTGTCCCAGCGGCTCGCGTTCCTGCGGACGGCGCCG
The sequence above is drawn from the Archangium gephyra genome and encodes:
- a CDS encoding sialidase family protein; the encoded protein is MPCTSDGGWCWDNPLASGSGLRAIRGRSESDILAVGENGVVLSWDGTCWNRSRAGKQSQTLSGIWPAPGPGWQVVGINGTLLRSEDGGWVEDKLGTVTLRDISGGSDGSAFAVGSSGTLHRFVDGGWGTQSSGTSVNLTAVAAVSRNEAWAFAENGDILSYDPTFGWNRESASGVALTGAVRHPDGKPLAVGTGFLVRWVGGLTPGWRKSGIGPSTTRLNGIWHDSGRTWIVGEPGSIYQEDGGTEPSGTAQVLNSVWSQGEKAWAVGESGVIVQRTGSSWAEAPGGVVRTVHGLWSSSDGLWAVGDRGLIMRRVGGRWSTVAPPEQNVFRDVWGSGNVLWVLGESGRVYAYRDGRWTTELPGDTLTALWGVGPEQVWGVGPGGVIRRRNANGTWDTEPLNGGSSFGFNAIWGSSATELWAVGTGGNVYRRDPACTAVSCTWLKQTVTPATTAGFNDVWGTPSGKVWAVAGGGDIYHYNGSTWTNQPISGGNPGLLALTGRSESELWAVGANGSVVTGDGNTWTLQIVTGGRALGTVVVAGDTVWAGGLDGTIIKHQ